From a region of the Helianthus annuus cultivar XRQ/B chromosome 5, HanXRQr2.0-SUNRISE, whole genome shotgun sequence genome:
- the LOC110939931 gene encoding carbon catabolite repressor protein 4 homolog 1 isoform X1 — MLSVLRVHLPSDIPIVGCEISPYVLIRHPDKTVSTEDVPENLPLHGCFLRYKWYRIQSDKKVAICSVHPSEQATLQCLGCVKAKLPVAKSYHCTTKCFSDAWQHHRVLHERAASAVNENGNEEEDIYGRFNNTTSGINNNNNNNNTNGQAVANGTTYPATVTQRNGGEIWFEVGRFKTYTPTAEDIGHVLKFECVVVDLETKSPVGQANTILTSRVIPAPSPSPRRLISVTNADVAGHLDTSSGTFSVLSYNVLCDAYATSDLYGYCPSWALSWPYRRQNLLREIVGYLADIVCLQEVQSDHFEEFFAPELDKHGYQALFKRRTAEVQNGNNQTIDGCATFFRRDRFSHVKKYEVEFNKAAQSLTDALVPNAQKKTALNRLVKDNVALIVVLEAKFGNQGVDTLGKRQLVCVANTHVNVQHELKDVKLWQVHTLLKGLEKIAASADIPMLVCGDFNSVPGSAPHALLAIGKVDSMHPDLAVDPLGILRPDTKLTHTLPLVSAYSSFARIGYEQQKKRVDPNTNEPLFTNCTRDFIGTLDYIFYSADSLTVESLLELLDEDSLRKDTALPSPEWSSDHIALLAEFRCKPRVRR; from the exons ATGCTGAGCGTGCTGAGAGTGCACCTTCCGTCCGATATTCCGATTGTGGGTTGCGAGATTTCGCCTTATGTCCTTATACGCCACCCTGATAAGACTGTTTCTACTGAAGATGTTCCTGAGAATTTGCCCCTTCATGGTTGTTTTTTGAGATATAAGTG GTATCGTATACAAAGTGATAAAAAAGTTGCTATATGCAGTGTACATCCATCCGAGCAAGCCACATTGCAGTGCTTAGGTTGTGTTAAAGCCAAATTACCTGTTGCCAAAAGCTACCATTGCACTACCAAATGTTTTTCCGATGCATGGCAACACCATCGTGTTTTACACGAGCGTGCTGCTAGTGCTGTTAACGAAAATggaaatgaagaagaagatatCTATGGACGGTTTAATAATACGACATCTGggataaacaataataataataacaataatacaAATGGGCAAGCCGTTGCCAATGGTACAACATATCCCGCTACAGTTACGCAACGAAACGGTGGTGAAATTTGGTTTGAAGTTGGGCGTTTTAAAACATACACACCAACAGCAGAAGATATCGGTCATGTTCTTAAGTTTGAATGTGTTGTGGTAGATTTAGAGACAAAATCGCCTGTCGGACAAGCAAACACTATATTAACATCTCGTGTGATTCCCGCCCCGTCACCGAGTCCAAGGCGATTGATTTCGGTCACCAACGCTGACGTGGCAGGCCATTTGGATACATCTTCCGGGACATTCTCTGTGCTTTCGTATAACGTTTTGTGTGATGCGTATGCTACTAGTGATCTGTACGGTTATTGCCCTTCGTGGGCCCTTTCTTGGCCTTATCGTAGACAGAATCTGTTAAGAGAGATTGTTGGTTACCTTGCAGACATTGTTTGTCTTCAAGAG GTTCAAAGTGATCACTTTGAGGAATTTTTTGCGCCCGAGTTGGACAAACATGGATATCAGGCTCTTTTTAAGAGGAGAACCGCTGAGGTGCAGAACGGTAATAATCAGACGATTGATGGCTGTGCTACGTTTTTTCGTAGAGATAGATTCTCACACGTGAAAAAGTATGAAGTTGAGTTTAATAAGGCTGCACAATCTTTAACCGATGCGTTGGTTCCTAATGCCCAAAAGAAAACAGCTTTAAATCGATTGGTTAAGGATAATGTTGCGTTAATTGTTGTTCTAGAAGCAAAGTTTGGTAACCAAGGCGTTGATACTCTTGGAAAGCGACAACTTGTTTGTGTG GCAAATACTCATGTGAACGTTCAGCATGAGCTAAAGGACGTGAAACTTTGGCAG GTTCACACACTGTTAAAAGGATTGGAAAAGATAGCTGCCAGTGCGGATATTCCGATGTTAGTTTGCGGCGACTTCAATTCGGTTCCGGGAAG TGCTCCACACGCGCTTCTTGCAATTGGAAAAGTTGATTCAATGCATCCGGATTTAGCCGTAGACCCTCTTGGAATATTAAGACCTGATACCAAGTTGACTCACACTCTCCCGTTG GTAAGTGCATACTCGTCCTTTGCGAGAATTGGCTATGAACAACAGAAGAAGAGAGTGGACCCCAATACAAATGAACCCTTATTTACAAATTGCACAAGAGACTTCATTGGCACCCTTGATTATATATTTTACTCAG CTGATAGTTTGACTGTGGAATCATTATTGGAGCTTTTGGATGAGGATAGCTTGAGGAAAGATACAGCACTTCCTTCTCCAGAATGGTCATCTGATCACATCGCACTCTTAGCTGAATTTCGGTGCAAGCCTCGCGTTAGACGTTAA
- the LOC110939931 gene encoding carbon catabolite repressor protein 4 homolog 1 isoform X2: MLSVLRVHLPSDIPIVGCEISPYVLIRHPDKTVSTEDVPENLPLHGCFLRYKCVHPSEQATLQCLGCVKAKLPVAKSYHCTTKCFSDAWQHHRVLHERAASAVNENGNEEEDIYGRFNNTTSGINNNNNNNNTNGQAVANGTTYPATVTQRNGGEIWFEVGRFKTYTPTAEDIGHVLKFECVVVDLETKSPVGQANTILTSRVIPAPSPSPRRLISVTNADVAGHLDTSSGTFSVLSYNVLCDAYATSDLYGYCPSWALSWPYRRQNLLREIVGYLADIVCLQEVQSDHFEEFFAPELDKHGYQALFKRRTAEVQNGNNQTIDGCATFFRRDRFSHVKKYEVEFNKAAQSLTDALVPNAQKKTALNRLVKDNVALIVVLEAKFGNQGVDTLGKRQLVCVANTHVNVQHELKDVKLWQVHTLLKGLEKIAASADIPMLVCGDFNSVPGSAPHALLAIGKVDSMHPDLAVDPLGILRPDTKLTHTLPLVSAYSSFARIGYEQQKKRVDPNTNEPLFTNCTRDFIGTLDYIFYSADSLTVESLLELLDEDSLRKDTALPSPEWSSDHIALLAEFRCKPRVRR, encoded by the exons ATGCTGAGCGTGCTGAGAGTGCACCTTCCGTCCGATATTCCGATTGTGGGTTGCGAGATTTCGCCTTATGTCCTTATACGCCACCCTGATAAGACTGTTTCTACTGAAGATGTTCCTGAGAATTTGCCCCTTCATGGTTGTTTTTTGAGATATAAGTG TGTACATCCATCCGAGCAAGCCACATTGCAGTGCTTAGGTTGTGTTAAAGCCAAATTACCTGTTGCCAAAAGCTACCATTGCACTACCAAATGTTTTTCCGATGCATGGCAACACCATCGTGTTTTACACGAGCGTGCTGCTAGTGCTGTTAACGAAAATggaaatgaagaagaagatatCTATGGACGGTTTAATAATACGACATCTGggataaacaataataataataacaataatacaAATGGGCAAGCCGTTGCCAATGGTACAACATATCCCGCTACAGTTACGCAACGAAACGGTGGTGAAATTTGGTTTGAAGTTGGGCGTTTTAAAACATACACACCAACAGCAGAAGATATCGGTCATGTTCTTAAGTTTGAATGTGTTGTGGTAGATTTAGAGACAAAATCGCCTGTCGGACAAGCAAACACTATATTAACATCTCGTGTGATTCCCGCCCCGTCACCGAGTCCAAGGCGATTGATTTCGGTCACCAACGCTGACGTGGCAGGCCATTTGGATACATCTTCCGGGACATTCTCTGTGCTTTCGTATAACGTTTTGTGTGATGCGTATGCTACTAGTGATCTGTACGGTTATTGCCCTTCGTGGGCCCTTTCTTGGCCTTATCGTAGACAGAATCTGTTAAGAGAGATTGTTGGTTACCTTGCAGACATTGTTTGTCTTCAAGAG GTTCAAAGTGATCACTTTGAGGAATTTTTTGCGCCCGAGTTGGACAAACATGGATATCAGGCTCTTTTTAAGAGGAGAACCGCTGAGGTGCAGAACGGTAATAATCAGACGATTGATGGCTGTGCTACGTTTTTTCGTAGAGATAGATTCTCACACGTGAAAAAGTATGAAGTTGAGTTTAATAAGGCTGCACAATCTTTAACCGATGCGTTGGTTCCTAATGCCCAAAAGAAAACAGCTTTAAATCGATTGGTTAAGGATAATGTTGCGTTAATTGTTGTTCTAGAAGCAAAGTTTGGTAACCAAGGCGTTGATACTCTTGGAAAGCGACAACTTGTTTGTGTG GCAAATACTCATGTGAACGTTCAGCATGAGCTAAAGGACGTGAAACTTTGGCAG GTTCACACACTGTTAAAAGGATTGGAAAAGATAGCTGCCAGTGCGGATATTCCGATGTTAGTTTGCGGCGACTTCAATTCGGTTCCGGGAAG TGCTCCACACGCGCTTCTTGCAATTGGAAAAGTTGATTCAATGCATCCGGATTTAGCCGTAGACCCTCTTGGAATATTAAGACCTGATACCAAGTTGACTCACACTCTCCCGTTG GTAAGTGCATACTCGTCCTTTGCGAGAATTGGCTATGAACAACAGAAGAAGAGAGTGGACCCCAATACAAATGAACCCTTATTTACAAATTGCACAAGAGACTTCATTGGCACCCTTGATTATATATTTTACTCAG CTGATAGTTTGACTGTGGAATCATTATTGGAGCTTTTGGATGAGGATAGCTTGAGGAAAGATACAGCACTTCCTTCTCCAGAATGGTCATCTGATCACATCGCACTCTTAGCTGAATTTCGGTGCAAGCCTCGCGTTAGACGTTAA
- the LOC110939930 gene encoding uncharacterized protein LOC110939930, whose translation MFTLISKQLTFSALKSPSIHRSLSSSTTTTNLINHNNSFTVSYLINSCGFPLDKAISASKFLNFKTPDKPDSVIQFFKSQGFTQPQISHIISKFPLALSCHPEKNLLPKFQFLTSLGLTSSDLVKILTARPKSLGRSLKNHLEPSMSLLRELLQSDDRTLIAIKRCAWVLDWDFQANMVPNMKLLRDVGVPGSKMMYVLTYQPRDFMVGTEQFKSVVDEVVGMGFDPTKTSFMLAVHAIRSMTKVNWEKKIGTYEKWGWSKDEILMAFRTDPWCMMKSEEKIDTVMDYLVNKMGFETSVVAKNSLLISLSMEKRIIPRCVVFEYCLKKGLMKDKRSFSWWLRCSESIFVKRLERYEKEAPGVLKLYRKKMDLAS comes from the coding sequence ATGTTCACTCTCATCTCCAAACAACTCACATTTTCCGCCCTCAAATCACCCTCCATTCACCGTTCcctatcatcatcaacaacaacaacaaatctaATCAACCACAACAACTCATTCACAGTCTCATACCTCATAAACTCATGTGGGTTCCCTTTAGATAAGGCCATTTCAGCCTCCAAGTTCCTCAACTTCAAAACCCCAGATAAACCCGACTCTGTCATCCAGTTTTTCAAATCTCAAGGCTTTACACAACCCCAAATTTCCCATATCATCAGTAAGTTCCCTTTAGCCTTATCTTGTCACCCTGAGAAAAACCTTTTACCCAAGTTTCAATTTTTAACTTCGTTAGGCCTAACAAGTTCCGATCTTGTGAAAATATTAACCGCCAGACCGAAATCTTTAGGTAGAAGCTTAAAGAATCATTTAGAACCTTCCATGAGTTTGTTACGAGAGTTGCTTCAGTCAGACGATAGGACTTTGATTGCAATCAAGAGGTGTGCTTGGGTTTTGGATTGGGATTTTCAAGCGAATATGGTTCCGAATATGAAACTGTTACGCGATGTTGGTGTGCCGGGGAGTAAGATGATGTATGTGTTAACGTATCAGCCTCGGGATTTTATGGTGGGTACGGAACAGTTTAAGAGTGTTGTGGATGAAGTTGTGGGGATGGGGTTTGACCCGACCAAGACGAGTTTTATGTTGGCGGTTCACGCGATTAGGTCGATGACGAAAGTGAATTGGGAGAAGAAGATTGGGACGTATGAGAAGTGGGGTTGGTCGAAAGATGAGATCTTGATGGCGTTTAGGACGGATCCGTGGTGTATGATGAAGTCGGAAGAGAAGATTGATACGGTCATGGATTATCTTGTTAACAAGATGGGGTTTGAGACGTCTGTTGTTGCCAAGAATTCGTTGTTGATTTCGTTGAGTATGGAGAAACGGATTATTCCTAGATGTGTGGTGTTTGAGTATTGTTTGAAGAAGGGGTTAATGAAGGATAAACGTTCGTTTAGCTGGTGGTTGAGGTGTTCGGAAAGTATATTTGTTAAGAGACTGGAACGGTATGAAAAAGAAGCGCCGGGTGTTCTGAAACTGTATCGGAAAAAGATGGATCTTGCGAGTTAA